One Streptomyces lincolnensis genomic region harbors:
- a CDS encoding sensor histidine kinase, whose translation METEDRRVWHRQLFDALRPEARRAPLSRRALWADVVLAVLLTFVALVVAARFPGDGPVHVGPRVEYGIPEVPRPPAPGVLLPERESSPPWPLVVLSALPLAVRRLHPLAAFAVVMVGALGIGDRASWITVLTCVIGAYSAVMYSRHRAGAMAGMVVAAVLAGFAFRETDPVFPGWSSPAVVLLVAGVLAGVVRLWRRQLAAGRERFMALERAQEETMRRAVEEERARIAAELHDVVTHNVSVMVIQAGAARKVMDTAPERSKQALLAVEAGGRAAMAELRHVMGLLAAPDTGHLDGAADGLEPQPGLGQLDALIERVRAAGTPVDVTVSLPPDALPPGVELTAYRVVQEALTNTIKHAPGADARVRIGCAGDRLRIEVTDTGAVRGSPQADGNGRGLIGLRERLAVYDGDLTAGPTLTGGYRITADVPWRTA comes from the coding sequence ATGGAGACGGAGGACCGGCGCGTGTGGCACCGGCAGTTGTTCGACGCGCTGCGGCCGGAGGCGAGGAGGGCACCGCTGTCGCGGCGGGCGCTGTGGGCCGACGTGGTGCTCGCGGTGCTGCTGACGTTCGTCGCGCTGGTCGTGGCGGCGCGGTTCCCGGGCGACGGGCCGGTCCACGTCGGGCCGAGGGTCGAGTACGGGATACCGGAGGTGCCCCGTCCCCCGGCACCGGGTGTGCTCCTGCCGGAGCGGGAGTCCTCGCCGCCCTGGCCCCTGGTCGTGCTGTCGGCGCTGCCCCTCGCCGTCCGGCGGCTCCATCCGCTGGCCGCGTTCGCGGTGGTGATGGTCGGAGCGCTGGGCATCGGCGACCGCGCCTCCTGGATCACCGTACTGACCTGTGTCATCGGGGCCTACAGCGCGGTGATGTACAGCCGTCACCGGGCGGGCGCGATGGCCGGGATGGTGGTGGCGGCCGTTCTGGCGGGCTTCGCGTTCCGGGAGACGGACCCGGTGTTCCCGGGCTGGTCGAGCCCCGCGGTGGTGCTGCTGGTCGCCGGGGTGCTGGCGGGCGTCGTCCGCCTCTGGCGGCGCCAACTGGCCGCCGGGCGTGAGCGGTTCATGGCGTTGGAGCGGGCTCAGGAGGAGACGATGCGCCGTGCCGTGGAGGAGGAACGCGCGCGGATCGCGGCCGAGTTGCACGACGTCGTGACCCACAATGTGAGCGTGATGGTCATTCAGGCGGGCGCCGCGCGCAAGGTGATGGACACGGCGCCGGAACGGTCGAAGCAGGCCCTGCTGGCGGTCGAGGCCGGGGGCCGCGCCGCCATGGCCGAACTGAGGCATGTGATGGGCCTGTTGGCGGCCCCGGACACCGGTCACCTCGACGGCGCCGCCGACGGCTTGGAACCCCAGCCCGGCCTGGGGCAGTTGGACGCCCTGATCGAGCGGGTACGCGCCGCCGGGACACCGGTCGACGTCACGGTGTCGCTGCCGCCGGACGCGCTGCCGCCCGGGGTGGAACTGACCGCGTATCGCGTCGTGCAGGAGGCTCTCACCAACACCATCAAGCACGCGCCCGGCGCCGACGCCCGCGTCAGGATCGGCTGCGCCGGGGACCGGCTGCGGATCGAGGTCACCGACACCGGCGCGGTGCGCGGCTCACCCCAGGCGGACGGCAACGGCCGCGGGCTGATCGGCCTGCGCGAGCGCCTCGCGGTCTACGACGGCGACCTCACGGCCGGGCCGACCCTCACCGGCGGCTACCGGATCACGGCCGATGTCCCGTGGCGGACCGCATGA
- a CDS encoding GNAT family N-acetyltransferase: protein MSYRLRPAALGDAPAVTELLNDIDRIEIGRAETDLHMVEADLKHPDTAPERDSWLAFDGNRLVAYGLLWDESNGERIDVDHYVLPDHQEAGRRVLEALEARALEKARGNGAARAVVHLQLNVAPTLDTALLRERGWSVVRRYHVLERALRPGADQVPETPAGVRVRSCVDAADRARVHELYQDSFAEHFDFQPRALPQWLHDVDADGLDWSLVWIVGTEDLGDAGFLIARDDRAAMGWIRSIGVRREARGRGLGGLLLRHAFAAFAARGRDTVGLGVDTSNATGAPELYARNGMGVHYAVDTWETVLR, encoded by the coding sequence ATGTCCTACCGCCTTCGCCCCGCCGCTCTCGGCGACGCACCGGCCGTCACCGAGCTGCTCAACGACATCGACCGGATCGAGATCGGCCGGGCGGAGACCGACCTGCACATGGTCGAGGCCGATCTGAAGCATCCCGACACCGCCCCGGAGCGCGACTCCTGGCTGGCCTTCGACGGGAACCGGCTGGTGGCGTACGGGCTGCTGTGGGACGAGTCGAACGGCGAGCGGATCGACGTGGACCACTATGTGCTCCCCGACCACCAGGAGGCCGGCCGGCGCGTGTTGGAGGCCCTGGAGGCCCGGGCCCTGGAGAAGGCCCGTGGCAACGGCGCCGCCAGGGCCGTGGTGCACCTCCAGCTCAATGTCGCGCCCACCCTCGACACCGCGCTGCTGCGCGAACGGGGCTGGTCCGTCGTACGGCGGTATCACGTCCTGGAGCGTGCGCTGCGGCCCGGCGCGGACCAGGTGCCCGAGACGCCCGCCGGGGTACGGGTGCGCTCCTGCGTCGACGCGGCGGACCGCGCTCGTGTGCACGAGCTGTACCAGGACAGTTTCGCCGAGCACTTCGACTTCCAGCCGCGCGCCCTTCCCCAGTGGCTGCACGACGTGGACGCGGACGGGCTCGACTGGTCGCTGGTGTGGATCGTGGGCACCGAGGACCTCGGGGACGCCGGGTTCCTGATCGCCCGTGACGACCGCGCGGCCATGGGATGGATCCGCAGCATCGGTGTCCGGCGCGAGGCCCGCGGCCGGGGCCTCGGCGGTCTGCTGCTGCGGCACGCGTTCGCGGCCTTCGCCGCCCGGGGGCGCGACACCGTCGGGCTCGGTGTGGACACCTCGAACGCCACCGGGGCGCCCGAGCTGTACGCGCGCAACGGCATGGGGGTCCACTACGCCGTGGACACCTGGGAGACCGTCCTGAGGTGA
- a CDS encoding ABC transporter ATP-binding protein, with the protein MTHVIELTGVAKRYDSGGAPALGPLDLRVAPGEALAVTGPSGSGKSTLLNLVAGLDKPTEGTVTVAGQRIDRMGEHALARFRRERIGMVFQFFNLLDDLTVADNISLPAQLAGTARRRAAERAGELMELLGIQKHARAYPGRLSGGERQRVAVARALVNRPALLLADEPTGALDSASGQDVRELLMDLHRGGQTLVLVTHDLALAEACASRTIHLVDGRLALDTRAEAVR; encoded by the coding sequence ATGACGCATGTGATCGAACTGACGGGCGTGGCCAAGCGCTACGACAGTGGCGGCGCCCCCGCGCTGGGCCCGCTCGACCTCCGTGTCGCCCCGGGTGAGGCCCTCGCGGTGACAGGGCCCTCCGGCAGCGGCAAGTCCACGCTCCTCAACCTCGTCGCCGGGCTCGACAAGCCGACCGAGGGCACCGTGACCGTGGCCGGGCAGCGGATCGACCGGATGGGCGAGCACGCCCTGGCCCGGTTCCGCCGCGAACGGATCGGCATGGTCTTCCAGTTCTTCAACCTGCTCGACGACCTCACCGTCGCCGACAACATCTCGCTGCCCGCCCAACTCGCCGGAACCGCACGGCGCCGGGCCGCGGAACGCGCCGGGGAGCTCATGGAACTGCTGGGCATCCAGAAGCACGCCCGCGCCTATCCCGGCAGGCTGTCCGGCGGCGAGCGCCAGCGGGTCGCCGTCGCCCGGGCCCTGGTCAACCGGCCGGCGCTGCTCCTGGCCGACGAGCCGACCGGCGCCCTCGACAGCGCGTCGGGCCAGGACGTCCGCGAACTGCTGATGGACCTGCACCGCGGCGGGCAGACCCTGGTGCTGGTCACCCACGACCTGGCGCTGGCCGAGGCGTGCGCGAGCCGCACGATTCACCTGGTCGACGGCCGCCTCGCCCTCGACACGCGTGCG
- a CDS encoding flavodoxin family protein has translation MPTLLIVHHTPSPNCQAMFEAVVSGATAPEIEGVQVVRRAALAATASDVLAADGYLLGTPANLGYMSGALKHFFDQVYYPCLDATRGRPFGYYVHGGNDVTGALRGIDAITTGLGWRRAADPLAVTGEPAKADIEACWELGATVAAGLMED, from the coding sequence GTGCCCACTTTGCTGATCGTGCATCACACGCCGTCGCCCAACTGCCAGGCGATGTTCGAAGCCGTCGTCTCCGGTGCGACGGCGCCCGAGATCGAGGGCGTCCAGGTCGTACGGCGCGCGGCACTGGCCGCGACGGCCTCGGACGTCCTGGCGGCCGACGGCTATCTCCTCGGCACCCCGGCCAACCTCGGCTACATGTCCGGCGCCCTCAAGCACTTCTTCGACCAGGTGTACTACCCGTGCCTGGACGCCACGCGCGGCAGGCCGTTCGGCTACTACGTGCACGGCGGGAACGACGTGACCGGCGCCCTGCGCGGGATCGACGCCATCACCACCGGCCTCGGCTGGCGCCGCGCGGCCGATCCGCTGGCCGTCACCGGTGAACCGGCCAAGGCCGACATCGAGGCGTGCTGGGAACTGGGCGCGACGGTCGCCGCCGGACTGATGGAGGACTGA
- a CDS encoding response regulator yields MSRPVLRAVIADDQALVRTGFGMILAADGIEVTAEAADGAQAVAAVRRTRPDVVLMDIRMPGMDGIEATGRILADKEAAGTRVIILTTYDLDHYVYAALTAGASGFLLKDVTPEHLVAAVRLVQSGDALLAPSITRRLIERFAHREEARPAAAHRDLSGLTPRELEVLRLLGTGLSNAELAERLFLSPTTVKTHIGRILSKLELRDRVQAVVLAYETGLVTPGGPAGEVAPG; encoded by the coding sequence ATGAGCCGGCCCGTGCTGCGCGCCGTCATCGCCGACGACCAGGCCCTGGTCCGCACCGGTTTCGGGATGATCCTCGCCGCGGACGGCATCGAGGTGACGGCCGAGGCGGCGGACGGGGCCCAGGCGGTCGCCGCGGTCCGGCGCACCCGCCCGGACGTCGTCCTGATGGACATCCGGATGCCCGGCATGGACGGCATCGAGGCCACCGGCCGGATCCTCGCCGACAAGGAGGCGGCCGGTACCCGCGTCATCATCCTGACCACGTACGACCTCGACCACTACGTGTACGCCGCGCTCACCGCCGGGGCCAGCGGCTTCCTGCTGAAGGACGTCACCCCCGAGCACCTGGTGGCCGCCGTACGGCTGGTGCAGTCCGGCGACGCCCTGCTCGCGCCCTCGATCACGCGGCGCCTGATCGAGCGCTTCGCCCACCGCGAGGAGGCCCGGCCGGCCGCCGCGCACCGTGATCTGTCGGGGCTGACGCCGCGTGAGCTGGAGGTGCTGCGCCTGCTCGGGACGGGGCTGAGCAACGCCGAGCTGGCGGAGCGGCTGTTCCTCAGTCCGACGACGGTGAAGACGCACATCGGCCGGATCCTGTCGAAGCTGGAGCTCCGCGACCGCGTGCAGGCCGTCGTCCTCGCCTACGAGACGGGGCTGGTCACTCCCGGGGGTCCGGCCGGCGAGGTCGCGCCGGGCTGA